One stretch of Pararhizobium qamdonense DNA includes these proteins:
- a CDS encoding PadR family transcriptional regulator: MFGRHRGHGPRHHDETCRERHAHGGHGGHGRHGPGRFEGGFASRDGFRAGRKLSSIDLQLLILSLLARQPAHGYELIRTIEEISGGFYVPSPGMIYPALTYLDEIGHAVAEADGNKKLFSITDAGRAALEEGRAAADRIIEGLGRIGAKMDAVRDVFEGREPGEDPEAHGHHALEVARQAIKASLFHKRGCSSEEAARLADILRRAVDEINRG; encoded by the coding sequence ATGTTTGGACGTCATCGCGGTCACGGGCCGCGCCATCACGATGAAACCTGCCGCGAGCGGCACGCCCATGGAGGTCACGGCGGCCATGGCCGTCACGGGCCCGGCCGGTTCGAAGGCGGCTTTGCCTCGCGCGACGGGTTTCGCGCCGGGCGCAAATTGTCCTCCATCGATCTACAATTGCTGATCCTGTCGCTCCTTGCCCGCCAGCCCGCCCATGGCTACGAGCTGATCCGCACCATCGAGGAAATCTCCGGCGGCTTTTATGTGCCGAGCCCCGGCATGATCTATCCGGCCTTGACCTATCTCGATGAAATCGGCCATGCGGTGGCCGAGGCCGATGGCAACAAGAAGCTTTTCAGCATCACCGATGCCGGACGTGCCGCGCTCGAAGAGGGCCGGGCGGCCGCCGATCGCATCATCGAAGGCCTTGGCCGCATCGGCGCCAAGATGGATGCCGTGCGCGATGTCTTCGAGGGCCGGGAGCCGGGCGAAGATCCGGAGGCGCACGGCCATCACGCGCTGGAAGTCGCCCGCCAGGCGATCAAGGCCTCTTTGTTTCACAAGCGCGGCTGTTCGTCTGAAGAAGCCGCGCGGCTTGCGGATATCCTGCGGCGCGCCGTGGACGAGATCAATCGCGGCTGA
- a CDS encoding siderophore-interacting protein — MTERHAVARVRHELRRRLLTVKTAERLTPQMVRVTLTGDDLEGFVSAGYDDHVKLCLPLDGQDSPVWPVGPDAPALPDGIVASPMRDFTPRRHDAEQRELVVDFAIHAAGPATQWASAARPGSRLGVGGPRGSFVVSDDFDWYLLIGDETALPAIGRRLEELRAGVPAFVIATVAGAEEEQVFETQTRLETRWIHRPLNHASDPAFLLEAARSMPLPDGDGYIWIAGENDTVKLLRRFFVEERGHNRAWIKAAGYWRKGSAGFHENHNEG, encoded by the coding sequence ATGACTGAAAGACACGCCGTCGCGCGCGTCCGCCATGAGTTGCGCCGCCGTCTTCTCACCGTCAAGACGGCCGAGCGGCTCACCCCGCAGATGGTCCGCGTCACGCTGACCGGCGACGACCTCGAAGGTTTCGTCAGCGCCGGTTACGACGACCACGTCAAGCTGTGCCTGCCGCTTGACGGGCAGGACAGCCCCGTCTGGCCGGTTGGACCCGATGCGCCCGCTTTACCGGATGGCATCGTGGCGTCGCCGATGCGCGATTTTACGCCACGCCGCCATGATGCGGAACAGCGCGAGCTGGTGGTCGATTTCGCCATCCACGCGGCCGGCCCCGCCACGCAATGGGCATCAGCCGCCCGGCCCGGCAGCAGGCTCGGCGTCGGCGGCCCGCGCGGGTCCTTCGTCGTCAGCGATGATTTCGACTGGTACCTTCTGATCGGCGACGAAACCGCACTTCCCGCCATCGGCCGTAGGCTGGAGGAGCTTCGCGCCGGTGTTCCGGCATTCGTCATCGCCACCGTCGCGGGCGCAGAGGAGGAGCAGGTGTTCGAAACGCAAACCCGGCTTGAAACCCGCTGGATCCACCGTCCGCTTAATCACGCCAGTGACCCCGCCTTCCTGCTTGAGGCGGCAAGATCGATGCCGCTGCCGGACGGAGATGGCTATATCTGGATTGCCGGCGAAAACGACACGGTAAAGCTCCTGCGCCGGTTTTTCGTCGAAGAGCGCGGCCATAACCGTGCCTGGATCAAGGCGGCCGGCTATTGGCGCAAAGGCAGTGCCGGCTTCCACGAGAACCATAACGAAGGCTGA
- a CDS encoding GGDEF domain-containing protein: MAVVRAFGQSSADQREIDRLAALDAFDLLDTPHDEGLDRVVGLIKEIFTVEIGIVSLIDAHRQWYKSCAGMPVDEMPRQDTFCRYVVDSEEPIIVQDATRDIRFSQHPAVTGEGHIRFYAGVPLKTKTGHTIGTVCAIDRRPRSFGNRDLTILTELSGVAMDRIALMQSAATDSLTEALTRRAFKQEADQLISLALRHQHDLSCIVLDVDHFKRVNDTHGHAAGDEVLKSVAATCKAALRAGDLFGRLGGEEFAILLPHVDREGAVAAAEKVRALIAGHHVGEQALKVTASFGISALSIVGKDIETLLAQADAAMYKAKHTGRNRCVSWSSLQAEQTEGTRRRVLKAGSIVFNDRRSTIDCTVRSLGSDSAGLSVSNSAGIPAEFLLSIKGEGFETRCRVIAQDRQNLEVAFR, encoded by the coding sequence ATGGCGGTCGTACGGGCATTCGGACAATCATCCGCCGATCAGCGGGAAATCGACCGGCTGGCGGCGCTGGACGCTTTCGACCTGCTCGACACGCCGCATGACGAGGGCCTCGACCGGGTGGTCGGGCTGATCAAGGAGATCTTCACCGTCGAGATCGGCATCGTCTCGCTGATCGATGCCCACCGGCAATGGTACAAGTCCTGCGCGGGCATGCCCGTCGATGAGATGCCGCGCCAGGACACGTTCTGCCGTTATGTCGTCGACAGCGAAGAACCCATCATCGTTCAGGATGCCACCCGTGATATCCGGTTTTCACAGCACCCCGCTGTCACCGGCGAGGGCCATATCCGCTTCTATGCCGGTGTTCCCTTGAAGACCAAAACGGGGCACACTATCGGAACGGTCTGCGCCATCGACCGGCGGCCGCGATCGTTTGGCAACCGCGACCTGACTATTCTCACGGAATTGTCCGGCGTCGCGATGGACCGGATTGCGCTGATGCAGTCGGCCGCCACCGACAGCCTGACCGAGGCGCTGACGCGGCGCGCCTTCAAGCAGGAGGCCGACCAGCTGATTTCGCTTGCCCTTCGCCACCAGCACGACCTGTCCTGCATCGTGCTCGATGTCGATCATTTCAAACGGGTCAACGACACCCATGGTCATGCCGCCGGCGACGAGGTCTTGAAAAGCGTCGCTGCCACCTGCAAGGCGGCGCTGCGGGCAGGGGATCTGTTCGGGCGTCTCGGCGGCGAGGAATTCGCCATCCTCCTGCCGCATGTGGACCGGGAGGGCGCGGTGGCCGCCGCCGAAAAGGTCCGGGCGCTGATAGCCGGACATCACGTCGGCGAACAGGCGTTGAAGGTTACCGCAAGCTTCGGCATCTCGGCGCTGTCGATCGTCGGCAAGGATATCGAGACCCTGCTCGCCCAGGCAGATGCCGCCATGTACAAGGCCAAGCATACCGGCCGCAACCGCTGCGTCTCCTGGAGTTCGCTGCAGGCGGAGCAGACGGAGGGGACACGGCGCCGGGTGCTGAAAGCGGGCTCGATCGTCTTCAACGACCGGCGCTCGACCATCGACTGCACCGTGCGATCGCTCGGCAGCGACAGCGCCGGCCTGTCGGTTTCCAATTCCGCCGGCATTCCCGCCGAATTCCTGCTGTCGATCAAGGGCGAAGGCTTCGAGACCCGCTGCCGGGTGATCGCGCAAGACCGGCAAAATCTCGAAGTGGCGTTTCGCTAA
- a CDS encoding DUF1428 domain-containing protein gives MPYVDGFIVAVPKDNIEAYKDLARTAGEVWKEYGALSYVECIGDDVPYGELTSFPRAVQATDDEVVVFSWITYPSREERDEINKKVMADPRLSMDNFSMPFDGKRMIYGGFKSFLDL, from the coding sequence ATGCCCTATGTTGATGGATTCATCGTCGCCGTTCCGAAGGACAATATCGAGGCCTACAAGGATCTGGCCCGCACGGCAGGCGAGGTCTGGAAGGAATATGGCGCGCTCTCCTATGTCGAATGCATCGGCGACGATGTGCCCTATGGCGAGCTCACCTCGTTCCCGCGCGCCGTGCAGGCGACCGATGACGAGGTCGTGGTCTTTTCCTGGATCACCTACCCCTCACGCGAAGAGCGTGACGAGATCAACAAAAAGGTGATGGCCGATCCGCGCCTGAGCATGGACAATTTTTCCATGCCGTTCGATGGCAAGCGGATGATCTATGGCGGCTTCAAAAGTTTTCTGGACCTGTAA
- a CDS encoding secondary thiamine-phosphate synthase enzyme YjbQ produces the protein MPQTIITLQTRGAGLYEFTGEAQAFVRSAGLEEGLLTVFVRHTSCSLLIQENADPDVQRDLDAFFKRLVPPSDDPSMGWIIHTAEGPDDMPAHIKAALTQVSIGIPVGARGLMLGTWQGLYLFEHRDRPHRREVVLHLGG, from the coding sequence ATGCCCCAGACGATCATCACCCTTCAGACCCGTGGTGCCGGTCTCTACGAATTTACCGGCGAGGCGCAAGCGTTCGTGCGCAGCGCTGGTCTGGAGGAGGGGCTTTTGACCGTGTTCGTGCGCCACACGTCCTGCTCGCTGCTCATCCAGGAAAATGCCGATCCGGACGTCCAGCGCGATCTCGATGCCTTCTTCAAGCGCCTAGTGCCGCCGTCTGACGATCCCTCGATGGGTTGGATCATCCACACTGCCGAAGGTCCTGACGATATGCCGGCCCATATCAAGGCGGCGCTGACGCAGGTATCGATCGGCATTCCCGTCGGAGCGCGCGGCCTGATGCTCGGCACCTGGCAGGGCCTTTACCTCTTTGAACACCGCGACCGGCCGCACCGCCGCGAGGTTGTGCTGCATCTGGGTGGATGA
- a CDS encoding nuclear transport factor 2 family protein, which yields MTDAQTIASRFMQALNERDFDTIGTFLDEDVALDTLTGQRTIGAGPLRMAVMSYFRHFDESFSDMVLMHDAFGQRVAVDLTARGHYRESMPGFAEANGQSYSIPSVFVFEFENGAVTRLSHYRNIRVFEEILSR from the coding sequence TTGACCGACGCGCAGACCATTGCCAGCCGCTTCATGCAGGCCCTGAACGAGCGGGATTTCGACACGATCGGCACATTCCTCGACGAGGATGTGGCGCTGGATACGCTGACGGGCCAGCGCACCATCGGTGCCGGTCCCCTGCGCATGGCGGTCATGAGCTATTTCCGTCATTTCGACGAGAGTTTCAGCGATATGGTGCTGATGCACGATGCGTTCGGCCAGCGCGTCGCTGTCGATTTGACGGCGCGCGGCCATTACCGCGAGAGCATGCCGGGCTTTGCCGAGGCGAACGGCCAGTCCTATTCGATCCCGAGCGTCTTCGTCTTCGAGTTCGAAAACGGCGCGGTGACCCGGCTCAGCCATTACCGCAATATCCGCGTTTTCGAAGAGATTCTGTCCCGCTGA
- a CDS encoding SIMPL domain-containing protein codes for MTSTYLPRSLKIAVLAAAFAGIAGASAFAQDTATPREAVITVSGEGRASVAPDLAILSFSVVKDAKTAKEALDANNKAMADVLNALKTSGIADRDLQTSGFAVNPQYQYPDNSDGGNRQPVLTGYQVANSLTIKVRDLAKLGEIIDQSVTLGVNQGGSIQFSNDKPEATITEARKSAVTDAVAKAKVLSEAAGVSIGRIVEISENSSRPEPMPMMRAMAKEYAADAVPIATGENSYNVTVNVTFAIKQE; via the coding sequence ATGACATCCACCTATTTGCCCCGCAGCCTCAAGATCGCCGTTCTGGCCGCCGCTTTTGCGGGGATTGCCGGGGCTTCGGCCTTTGCGCAGGATACCGCCACGCCGCGCGAAGCCGTGATCACCGTATCGGGCGAAGGCCGCGCCAGCGTTGCTCCGGATCTGGCGATCCTGTCGTTCAGCGTCGTCAAGGATGCCAAGACTGCAAAAGAAGCGCTCGACGCCAATAACAAGGCGATGGCCGATGTGCTGAACGCGCTGAAAACATCCGGCATTGCCGATCGCGACCTGCAGACCTCCGGTTTCGCTGTCAATCCGCAATACCAGTATCCGGACAATAGCGACGGCGGCAACCGCCAGCCGGTGCTGACGGGATACCAGGTGGCCAATTCGCTGACCATCAAGGTGCGCGACCTTGCCAAGCTCGGCGAGATCATTGATCAGTCGGTAACGCTCGGCGTCAACCAGGGCGGTTCGATCCAGTTTTCCAACGACAAGCCGGAAGCAACGATCACCGAAGCCCGCAAATCGGCGGTGACGGATGCCGTTGCCAAGGCCAAGGTCCTGTCGGAAGCCGCCGGCGTTTCGATCGGCCGTATTGTTGAAATTTCAGAGAACTCATCCCGGCCCGAACCAATGCCGATGATGCGCGCCATGGCAAAGGAATATGCCGCCGATGCCGTGCCGATCGCCACGGGAGAAAACAGCTATAACGTCACCGTCAACGTCACCTTCGCGATCAAGCAAGAATAG